The genomic segment TGAAATGTTGGTAATCATTTTCCCCGGTCCGGCAAGCCGGCACTCAATTCCGCTGCAAACCCAATTTTTCCATCTGTTTTTTTGCATAACGACTCGTATATCCCAAGGTCTTCCATTAATTTGCGCTAAAGGGATAAATGGCTGAATGATATAATCTTGATGTATATAGTTACCTTCAACTAAATATGATTGCAACTGAGAAAATAAAATACTTATTTCAGTAAATTTTCGATAATCTTGAATGGTTAACGTTCCATCATCATTTTTAGAGATGATGGAAATGCCTCGTCCCCTTGAAAGCTTATGTGGCTTTAAGATAACTTTTGTATATTTTGTAAGAAATGATATTAAATTTTCTGTAGTTAGGATGGCGGTTTCAGGTACATAAGAATGTAATTGTTCATTTTCTTTTAATAATTTATACATTTCCCATTTATCAAATCGCTTCTCATTAAAAACTTTCCAATTGGCTATATCGGTAACTTCCGTCACAAAATTATTTTTGGAGTTAAATCCTCTTCGATAAACAACCGATGGAAAAGGCAGTTTACCATATTCCCATTTTTGATTGCTGTAATTATAAAACTGTCCATAAATACATTTATCCTGCCAACTAATCGAGCAATGCCTAAATGCAATATATAGACCACCAACGTGTTCATAAACTCCCATGGCATCTGATAATTCTTTTAAACGACGGTCATGATAATAGTAATGCTGATCGCCAAGGAGAAATCCGATTACAGGACCGATATGAATCATGTTATCTTTAGTGTACATTTGATAAGTAGCCGACTCTTGGAAGAGTAGTTGCTCAAACACTTGGGCGGAACATTTCAAGCGTAATGGTTGATGAAAGTGATTGCCTGTATTTTTTTCTGTTGAGGTGTATTCAGATATCATAACCGAAATCTCTCGTTGGCCAAACACTAGTTTTGTCTTCGTTGGCAACTGTTTGGCTATTTCATTTGGGAAATAGACCACATTGCCAGAATATTCCGAATCTATTTCTTTTAATTTCTCTAATTTTATCCATTTCATGTTGTAAGACCCTTTTCTTTGACAGATTGATCCCGTAAATATAACAGGTAGAAAAAAGCATGGTCCAATAGATTAGATTGTTCTCCATTTTCTAATTGATTGAAGGTAGACAATTCTTGATCAAACCCGGCAACATAAATGAGATAAGGAAAACCTTTTTCTTCAAGAAGAAAATCAAGCGTACAACTGCCTAAAAGCGGAATATAAAAATCAAAATACTCCGCAATCTTTAATGTAAGATTGGTTAATGATTCTACTTGATGATTGGTCATATTTTGAACATTTTTTAACGAGGTGGAGATCATTTCTTGTTGTGAAAAGATTCCTTTTTTTACAACCATCAAGGGATTCGTCCATGTTCCTTCCGCCCCCTTTTGCAAATACATTCTTATTTCAAGTGGGGTTTTCTCTTTTTTCATACATGGAATCCCCTTCATTAAACGGAAATTTTTGTTATTGACCATTTTTAAAATATAAGTTTGAATGTCTTTACTTTCACAAACTTGTTCAAAATTGCCAATACAAATAATAAAATTGTTCTTCTTTGTTTTTTTAATGACTGCAGCTTTTGGAGAGACGTACGTCTTTTCAGGTAAGAGATATAAGGTATCATTAGCTTGTAACCATTCGGTTAATATAGTAGGATCTAAGGCTTCTGACGGTAGGAGAAATTGATGGGAACCTTCTAACGCTGTTAACATTTCAAAGATGATACCTTGGTCAAATCGATTAACCGGATTAATGACAGTGATGTTTTCCATTTTCCTTAACGTACGCATTTTACGAATATTTTCTTTTCTGGAAAAAAGGGCGAAGTTATAAATTAAAGGGGGAATGTCACATAGCCCTTCACGAATGGTGTTACCGTCAAGAATCGTACCACAAATGCATTGATAATCTAGATTAATTCCATCGATTGAAAACAAGACGGTTTTCAATCGATATTGTTTGGAATATCGACTGAATTGTTCAAGCATGTGTTGATAAAGGTGATGCTGTTTTTTTGCATGATATAAAAAGCCCAATTGAATCGGTTCTGTTTCCACAGTCTCACCCCTTCATAATTCCCTATAAGAGCATGGCATTTCAATTTTATTTTATGAATTTATTTCGTATCAGTGTCTATCCAAATGAGTCATCCAAAATATTTTTGAAAAATAGCTTACAGATACACATCTCTTTTACGTAAATCCGTTTAGCTATTGATGACGATTGGGCATAATAATCGGCTTTTGGGGTGGGAGGACGTACCGCTTTGGAATGACTGGTCCCCGATCTTCGTGACCATCGATAACGATTCCTGGCGTCCATGACCCTTCAGGTAAAATTCGTTGAACATTATAAAAATTTCTACCATACCATCGTTTGAAGCTTGATATAATTCCGATAGCAGTTGGTGTTCCTCTTGCTGTACAAATGACAGAAGGCCTTCCTTCTAACTCGCCCATGTAAATCCCTACATGCCCAATATAAACGGTATGATTGCTCCGCTCTTTCCACCAAGTAAAAATATCTCCCGGACGAAGATGTTTCACCCCTTCCAAGTGCCAATATTCATCAACAATCTTTTGATAAACACCGTCAACACGTTTCCCTATATCGACATACTTTTTCGCAACACCAGTCAAGTCAAATCCAAAATCGCCATAGACTAATTTGATAAACCCTGAACAATCGAGGACTCCATCAGAGTGATAAGAATTATATCCGTGTCCATATACCGTATAGCCATGCTCCATATACCATATCGCACGTTCAACGATTTGGTCCGCTAAACTCCCTTTTATATGTTGATAACTATCACGATACTGCTTCACTTTTTTTAATTCATTATTTTTATAATCGTTATAATTCGCTTCATATTTTGCAATCGCTTCTTCTGTTGTCAAAGAGATATAAGATACCACAATTCCACCCTCTTACATTACGATTCAATAAAAAATGGATGTTCTGTCTCATTCAAACATTTATGAATTCTCTCTTTATACGTTT from the Bacillus sp. (in: firmicutes) genome contains:
- a CDS encoding YheC/YheD family protein; protein product: MKWIKLEKLKEIDSEYSGNVVYFPNEIAKQLPTKTKLVFGQREISVMISEYTSTEKNTGNHFHQPLRLKCSAQVFEQLLFQESATYQMYTKDNMIHIGPVIGFLLGDQHYYYHDRRLKELSDAMGVYEHVGGLYIAFRHCSISWQDKCIYGQFYNYSNQKWEYGKLPFPSVVYRRGFNSKNNFVTEVTDIANWKVFNEKRFDKWEMYKLLKENEQLHSYVPETAILTTENLISFLTKYTKVILKPHKLSRGRGISIISKNDDGTLTIQDYRKFTEISILFSQLQSYLVEGNYIHQDYIIQPFIPLAQINGRPWDIRVVMQKNRWKNWVCSGIECRLAGPGKMITNISNGGSALHLREALALAFDSEIASFQVEEEIEFITKHFCEMMDETGGHFAEFGIDLALDQQKHFWFIEANVRPTFKGFQLLDERIYRQICYEPILYSASIAGFGWEENNETNIQNYSGLTGT
- a CDS encoding C40 family peptidase, whose translation is MVVSYISLTTEEAIAKYEANYNDYKNNELKKVKQYRDSYQHIKGSLADQIVERAIWYMEHGYTVYGHGYNSYHSDGVLDCSGFIKLVYGDFGFDLTGVAKKYVDIGKRVDGVYQKIVDEYWHLEGVKHLRPGDIFTWWKERSNHTVYIGHVGIYMGELEGRPSVICTARGTPTAIGIISSFKRWYGRNFYNVQRILPEGSWTPGIVIDGHEDRGPVIPKRYVLPPQKPIIMPNRHQ